Proteins found in one Seonamhaeicola sp. S2-3 genomic segment:
- a CDS encoding permease, with protein sequence MNEKLNLALEEFIHVGLVLVIVIALVSVVTGLIRAYIPQDKLQKRLSKTGKYGGLMGALLGIPTPFCSASMVPVSMGMVEMGAPFAMVFSFLLSAPLANFVVVGFILGVFGWKVALVYFLIVFIGAILFGTLVGKTSIKNEVKRISFDKKTSNASCSSQQTTSCSEAPQPSNVCGSTPNTCGTTETPTNTCGQVAASNNKLKEALTFGWALFKRILPYVLLGAVISAVSAVFVPDAWVQKHLGNDSPLAIPIAAVIGVPLYLRIEMAIPILKALIVKGMSMGAAMALIIGGTGASLPEIAIISSMLKPKAIIAFVISVMVMAIVGGFIFYLFF encoded by the coding sequence ATGAACGAAAAATTAAATTTAGCATTAGAGGAATTTATTCACGTGGGTCTTGTTTTAGTAATAGTAATTGCATTGGTATCTGTTGTTACAGGGCTAATAAGGGCATACATTCCACAAGACAAACTACAAAAACGATTATCGAAAACAGGTAAGTATGGCGGACTAATGGGAGCCCTATTAGGTATACCCACACCATTTTGTAGTGCCTCAATGGTTCCCGTATCTATGGGCATGGTAGAAATGGGCGCACCTTTTGCTATGGTTTTTTCCTTTTTGCTTTCGGCTCCATTAGCCAATTTTGTGGTGGTTGGTTTTATTTTAGGCGTCTTTGGCTGGAAAGTGGCCTTGGTTTACTTCCTTATTGTCTTTATAGGCGCCATTCTTTTTGGAACACTTGTTGGAAAGACTTCCATTAAAAACGAAGTAAAAAGAATTAGTTTCGATAAGAAAACATCCAACGCTAGTTGCTCATCACAACAAACAACCAGCTGTTCGGAAGCGCCCCAACCTTCCAACGTTTGTGGAAGCACTCCAAACACTTGCGGAACAACAGAGACACCAACCAATACTTGTGGGCAGGTTGCGGCTTCTAATAACAAACTCAAAGAAGCCCTAACTTTTGGATGGGCACTGTTTAAACGTATTTTACCTTATGTTCTGCTAGGTGCAGTAATTAGTGCTGTATCGGCAGTGTTTGTACCAGACGCTTGGGTGCAAAAACACCTAGGAAATGATAGCCCTTTGGCCATCCCAATTGCTGCCGTTATAGGTGTACCGTTATACTTACGAATAGAAATGGCTATTCCCATATTAAAAGCACTTATTGTAAAAGGAATGAGTATGGGAGCAGCCATGGCATTGATTATTGGAGGTACTGGAGCCAGTTTGCCAGAAATAGCAATCATCTCTTCTATGCTAAAACCTAAAGCAATTATTGCCTTTGTTATTTCGGTAATGGTAATGGCTATTGTAGGAGGCTTTATTTTTTACTTGTTCTTTTAA
- a CDS encoding ABC transporter permease yields MFRFLFDRDTWQEVFDSFSKNKLRSILTMVGVWWGILLLIVLLGSARGLENSFNRLFGDFATNSVFIWGQSTGKPFKGFQEGRRVQLALSDTEKIKENIEGVEFVVPRNQNQVTAVRNFLSGSFRVAGDYPLLDKVEKKKLIHGRFINQNDIEHKKKVVVLSEDIYKQLFEKDENPIGEYVQLNNINFKVIGMFETSNISMGPPIDMHIPFTTFQTIFNRGDKIGWMMITGKIEYDIVQIEQDAKLLLKNLNDIHPKDNRALGSANAGKEIGKVTGFLTGMQFLTWFVGLATLIAGVFAIGNILLITIKERTKEIGVRRALGATPFEIKRQIVLEAVFLTMMAGFFGIITGGLILILIDKLYGQGMEAALVNASVPIIVVFVSLVILVILGTLIGLIPAFKATSVKPIEALREE; encoded by the coding sequence ATGTTTAGATTTTTATTTGATAGAGATACCTGGCAAGAAGTTTTTGATAGCTTTAGTAAAAACAAACTAAGGTCTATTTTAACAATGGTTGGTGTTTGGTGGGGCATACTCCTATTAATAGTTCTGTTAGGTTCAGCCCGTGGTTTAGAAAATTCATTTAACCGCTTGTTTGGAGATTTTGCAACTAACAGTGTTTTCATTTGGGGGCAAAGTACAGGTAAACCATTTAAAGGTTTTCAAGAAGGTAGAAGAGTGCAGTTAGCCTTATCAGATACTGAAAAAATTAAAGAAAATATAGAAGGTGTTGAATTTGTTGTTCCAAGAAATCAAAACCAAGTTACAGCTGTAAGAAATTTTCTTTCGGGTAGTTTTAGGGTTGCAGGAGATTATCCTTTGCTAGATAAAGTTGAAAAAAAGAAACTAATTCACGGAAGGTTTATCAATCAAAATGATATTGAACACAAGAAAAAGGTAGTGGTTTTATCTGAAGATATCTATAAACAACTTTTTGAAAAAGATGAAAATCCCATAGGAGAATATGTACAATTAAATAACATAAATTTTAAAGTAATTGGCATGTTTGAAACGTCTAACATTAGTATGGGGCCGCCAATAGATATGCATATTCCATTTACCACATTTCAAACTATTTTTAATAGAGGAGATAAAATTGGGTGGATGATGATAACAGGAAAAATAGAATATGATATAGTACAAATAGAACAAGATGCTAAGTTATTATTAAAAAACTTAAATGATATTCACCCCAAAGATAACAGAGCTCTAGGCAGTGCCAATGCAGGAAAAGAAATTGGTAAAGTAACAGGTTTTTTAACAGGTATGCAGTTTTTAACATGGTTTGTAGGTTTAGCAACTTTAATTGCTGGGGTATTTGCCATTGGTAATATTTTATTAATTACCATTAAAGAACGTACTAAGGAAATTGGCGTTAGAAGGGCATTAGGAGCTACACCATTTGAAATTAAAAGACAAATAGTACTAGAGGCTGTGTTTTTAACCATGATGGCTGGCTTTTTTGGAATAATAACAGGTGGGCTAATTTTAATTTTAATAGATAAACTTTATGGTCAAGGAATGGAAGCCGCTTTAGTAAATGCTTCAGTACCAATTATTGTTGTGTTTGTGTCACTTGTTATTTTGGTGATTTTGGGCACTCTCATAGGCTTAATTCCTGCCTTTAAAGCAACAAGTGTAAAACCAATAGAAGCATTAAGAGAAGAATAA
- the cyoE gene encoding heme o synthase translates to MRLSLSVVFSSLAGYLLGVETIDIKTLILLALGGYFMVGASNGFNQIIEKDLDALMKRTKNRPIPAGRISVTSAFIIASIFTLLGIIILYTINKQTAMFGAVSIFLYACVYTPLKTMTPIAVFVGAIPGAIPFMLGWVAATNNFGIEPGTLFALQFFWQFPHFWAIGWFLYDDYEKAGFKMLPTGKRDKGTAVQTIMYTIWTIIVSIIPVFGFTGKLHLSIVAAIIVFALGLVMLNFAIRLFKEMTAKAARQLMLASVLYITLIQIVYVVDKFLT, encoded by the coding sequence ATGCGTTTGTCATTAAGTGTTGTGTTTTCATCGCTTGCAGGTTATTTGTTGGGTGTTGAAACTATAGATATTAAAACACTTATTTTATTAGCCTTAGGAGGTTATTTTATGGTAGGTGCTTCAAACGGGTTTAATCAAATAATAGAGAAAGATTTAGATGCTTTAATGAAACGTACCAAAAACAGACCCATTCCAGCAGGAAGAATATCTGTTACTTCGGCCTTTATTATTGCTTCAATTTTTACCCTTTTAGGGATTATTATTCTATATACTATTAATAAGCAAACAGCTATGTTTGGTGCTGTATCTATATTTTTATACGCTTGTGTATACACACCACTTAAAACAATGACACCAATAGCTGTTTTTGTTGGGGCTATACCAGGTGCTATTCCTTTTATGTTAGGTTGGGTAGCAGCAACAAATAATTTTGGTATAGAACCAGGAACGCTTTTTGCCTTACAATTTTTTTGGCAATTTCCGCACTTTTGGGCTATAGGTTGGTTTTTGTATGATGATTACGAAAAAGCAGGATTTAAAATGCTTCCTACGGGTAAAAGAGATAAAGGTACTGCAGTACAAACTATTATGTATACTATTTGGACTATTATAGTGTCTATTATCCCAGTATTTGGTTTTACAGGTAAATTACACTTATCTATTGTTGCTGCTATAATAGTTTTTGCACTTGGTTTAGTGATGCTAAATTTTGCAATTAGATTATTTAAAGAAATGACCGCAAAAGCTGCAAGACAGTTAATGCTTGCTAGCGTATTATATATCACGCTCATTCAAATAGTGTACGTAGTAGATAAATTTTTAACATAA
- a CDS encoding gliding motility protein RemB yields the protein MIKRIVLFLLLVQFNGYAQDKFLNEKPPVFSNCSGTEIDSLQMCFDRNVFNHIYENFKVPQIVINENYKGRITVLFEVDKTGNFKVIYVDAFYNELKEEAKRVFKQLPKITPATYNGRPTFKQYSIPIQIPLVKQTPNTADLQTEKEVSKLETAAKQEFDNVKKGLEPYSNKRFSSELNIQFVHSDYAKFDRAINVIGANSHTASKPFLYSEVSEYHNFEKEYEDLKKESKTWAGKKLWNEHLVQLQSKDYWFTIDPVFDLQVGKDTDADFNSTYNNTRGFVIQGGLGKKFNFYSAVFESQGRFADYVNRYAESLKAFGPDPAIIPGRGIAKRFKTDSYDYPVAEAYLSYSPAKFLNIQFGHGKNFIGDGYRSLLLSDVASPHPFLKLNTKFWKLKYTNTFMWLKDVRDEVVEDKAFLTKYVANHYLSWNVFKRFNLGLFESVLWTNSNDRGFDVNYLNPIIFYRAIEFETGQGAGNALLGASAKYKFTDNINAYGQFILDEFSLSDIKGGEKSWKNKYGYQLGLKYYNAFKVDNLLLQVEYNRVRPYTYSHNTIVLNYGHNNQSLAHLWGANFSEFILIGRYKLDRWFADAKFIFGNRGLDYNDGTDGYSYGGDIYRDYNDRPFDTGVEVGQGIKTKSFYANLQAGYLINPASNLKIFTDITVRNFNPSATTTTTFDNNTLWFNFGLRTDLFNWYFDF from the coding sequence ATGATAAAACGCATTGTTCTATTCCTACTTTTAGTTCAATTTAATGGGTATGCACAAGACAAGTTTTTAAACGAAAAACCTCCTGTTTTCTCTAATTGTAGTGGTACAGAAATAGACTCATTGCAAATGTGTTTTGATAGAAATGTTTTTAATCATATTTATGAAAATTTTAAGGTACCACAAATTGTAATTAATGAGAATTATAAAGGCAGAATCACCGTATTGTTTGAGGTTGATAAAACCGGAAACTTTAAAGTAATTTATGTAGATGCTTTTTATAATGAATTAAAGGAAGAAGCAAAACGTGTTTTTAAACAGTTACCAAAAATAACCCCAGCAACTTATAACGGAAGACCTACATTTAAACAGTATTCTATTCCAATACAAATCCCTTTAGTTAAACAAACGCCTAACACTGCAGATTTACAAACCGAGAAAGAAGTTTCTAAGCTAGAAACAGCCGCTAAACAAGAGTTTGATAATGTTAAAAAAGGATTAGAACCCTATAGCAACAAGCGTTTTTCAAGTGAATTAAATATACAGTTTGTTCATAGCGATTATGCCAAATTTGATAGAGCTATAAATGTTATTGGAGCCAATAGTCATACTGCTTCTAAACCATTTTTGTATTCCGAAGTTTCAGAATATCATAATTTTGAAAAAGAATACGAAGACCTTAAAAAAGAATCCAAAACATGGGCAGGTAAAAAACTGTGGAATGAACATTTAGTGCAACTTCAAAGTAAAGATTACTGGTTTACTATAGATCCAGTCTTCGATTTGCAAGTAGGAAAAGATACTGATGCCGATTTTAATTCAACCTATAATAATACTCGTGGATTTGTAATTCAAGGTGGTTTAGGTAAAAAATTCAATTTCTATTCGGCAGTTTTTGAAAGTCAAGGGCGTTTTGCCGATTATGTAAACAGATACGCCGAAAGTTTAAAAGCTTTTGGTCCAGACCCCGCAATAATTCCTGGGCGTGGTATAGCAAAACGATTTAAAACAGATTCTTATGATTATCCTGTAGCCGAAGCATATTTATCATATTCACCAGCAAAATTTTTAAATATTCAATTTGGTCATGGTAAAAATTTTATAGGCGATGGTTATCGTTCACTGTTATTAAGTGATGTTGCTAGTCCGCATCCATTTTTAAAATTAAACACCAAATTCTGGAAATTAAAGTACACTAATACCTTTATGTGGTTGAAAGATGTTCGGGATGAAGTTGTAGAAGATAAAGCCTTTTTAACAAAATATGTTGCCAACCATTATTTAAGTTGGAATGTTTTTAAACGTTTTAATTTAGGATTGTTTGAATCGGTACTTTGGACTAACAGTAACGATAGAGGTTTTGATGTTAACTACCTCAATCCTATCATTTTTTACAGAGCCATTGAGTTTGAAACTGGGCAAGGTGCAGGAAATGCTTTGTTGGGAGCTTCGGCTAAATACAAATTTACCGATAATATTAATGCTTACGGACAATTTATTTTAGATGAATTTTCGCTAAGCGATATAAAAGGTGGTGAAAAAAGTTGGAAAAATAAATACGGCTATCAATTAGGTCTAAAGTACTATAATGCATTTAAAGTTGATAATTTATTGCTACAGGTAGAGTATAACCGCGTGCGTCCATACACCTACTCACATAATACTATAGTTTTAAATTACGGGCACAATAACCAGTCTTTAGCACATTTATGGGGCGCTAATTTTAGTGAGTTTATTTTAATTGGACGTTATAAATTAGACAGATGGTTTGCCGATGCTAAATTTATATTTGGAAATAGAGGACTTGATTATAATGATGGAACCGATGGCTATAGTTATGGTGGCGATATTTATAGAGATTATAACGACCGACCCTTTGATACAGGTGTTGAAGTAGGGCAAGGCATAAAAACCAAATCATTTTATGCCAATTTACAAGCAGGCTACTTAATTAATCCAGCATCTAATTTGAAAATATTTACCGATATTACCGTTAGAAATTTCAACCCAAGCGCAACCACAACTACAACTTTTGACAATAATACTCTGTGGTTTAATTTTGGACTGAGAACAGATTTATTTAATTGGTATTTTGATTTTTAG
- a CDS encoding DUF420 domain-containing protein: MSNLENATNDKKYNKLIVVLSVVIPLAVAALFGIKIDYEMPVFLPPIYACINAVTALVLVLAFIAIQKKKIKLHERLMKFAIILSALFLLMYVAYHMTSDSTKFGGDGFIKYFYYFILITHIVMSVAVIPFVLITYVRAITNNIERHKKIAKITFPLWLYVAITGVVVYIMISPYY, encoded by the coding sequence ATGAGTAATTTAGAGAACGCAACCAACGATAAAAAATATAATAAACTAATAGTTGTATTATCAGTTGTAATTCCATTAGCTGTTGCTGCTCTTTTTGGAATTAAAATAGATTATGAAATGCCTGTTTTCTTGCCACCAATTTACGCATGTATTAATGCAGTAACCGCATTGGTTTTGGTGTTGGCATTTATTGCAATTCAAAAGAAAAAAATAAAATTACATGAACGCTTAATGAAGTTCGCTATTATACTTTCAGCGCTTTTTTTACTAATGTATGTAGCTTACCACATGACAAGCGATTCTACTAAGTTTGGAGGTGATGGTTTTATAAAATATTTTTATTATTTTATTCTTATTACTCACATTGTTATGTCTGTAGCAGTTATTCCGTTTGTGCTAATTACCTATGTAAGGGCTATTACAAATAATATTGAAAGGCATAAAAAAATAGCAAAAATCACATTTCCGTTGTGGCTTTATGTAGCTATTACTGGTGTTGTGGTTTATATAATGATTTCACCATATTATTAA
- a CDS encoding ABC transporter permease: MFDLDLWREIFQSINKNRTRSLLSGFTVAFAILLFTILFGIANGLNNTFKEAFGTDAKNSIVIYPGRTSKAHKGLQAGRRIQFKNEDYNYILDEYNDKIQYITSKVNRSVTASYKNEKNNYQVRAVHPEYMFIENNQIKYGRYINQNDIINKAKVAVIGKVVEDDLFLKTNPIGKYINLSGIQYKVIGVFTDDEGYNEENVIYTPISTAQKIYGNNDYIDFMHLTFSPKLNYNQAIAFGNEITKDLKERFDVAKSDQRAIRVQNMALASKNIEQFNFVLGAIILVIGFGTLIAGIVGISNIMIFIVKERTKEIGIRKALGATPKSIVSIILIECIIITAIAGYIGLLIGVGVLELATPALKTYFIKDPGVSTGLIIGATIVLILAGSIAGYFPAKKASKIKPIVALRND, from the coding sequence ATGTTTGATTTAGACCTTTGGAGGGAAATATTTCAAAGTATTAATAAAAACAGAACCAGGAGCCTACTATCTGGTTTTACTGTGGCATTTGCTATACTTTTATTTACCATATTATTTGGTATAGCCAATGGGTTAAATAATACCTTTAAAGAAGCCTTTGGTACAGATGCCAAAAATTCTATAGTTATTTATCCTGGAAGAACAAGTAAAGCTCATAAAGGACTTCAGGCAGGCAGACGTATTCAATTTAAAAATGAAGATTACAATTATATATTAGATGAATACAATGATAAAATACAGTATATAACCTCTAAAGTAAATAGAAGTGTAACAGCTTCTTATAAAAATGAAAAAAATAATTATCAGGTTAGAGCTGTACACCCAGAATATATGTTTATTGAAAATAATCAAATTAAATATGGACGTTACATTAACCAAAATGATATTATAAATAAAGCAAAAGTTGCGGTTATAGGTAAGGTTGTTGAAGATGATTTATTTTTAAAAACAAACCCCATAGGTAAGTACATTAATTTAAGCGGTATTCAGTATAAAGTTATTGGAGTTTTTACAGATGATGAAGGCTATAATGAAGAAAATGTTATTTATACACCAATATCAACAGCGCAAAAAATTTATGGTAATAATGATTACATAGATTTTATGCACTTAACCTTCAGCCCTAAGTTAAATTATAATCAGGCAATTGCTTTTGGTAATGAAATAACCAAAGATTTAAAAGAAAGATTTGATGTAGCAAAAAGTGATCAAAGAGCCATTAGGGTTCAAAATATGGCATTAGCATCAAAAAATATAGAACAATTCAATTTTGTATTAGGAGCCATTATATTAGTAATAGGCTTTGGTACTCTTATAGCTGGTATTGTAGGTATTAGCAATATTATGATTTTTATAGTTAAAGAACGAACTAAAGAAATTGGAATAAGAAAGGCTTTAGGAGCAACACCAAAATCAATTGTTTCTATTATTTTAATAGAGTGTATTATTATAACAGCTATTGCAGGTTATATAGGTTTATTAATAGGTGTAGGAGTTTTAGAATTAGCTACACCAGCTTTAAAAACCTATTTTATTAAAGACCCAGGAGTTAGTACAGGCTTAATAATAGGGGCTACTATAGTTTTAATATTAGCCGGAAGTATTGCAGGTTATTTTCCTGCTAAAAAAGCTTCTAAAATAAAACCCATTGTAGCATTAAGGAATGATTAA
- a CDS encoding cytochrome c oxidase subunit 3, with protein sequence MSTTVVNAEAEGKTWAGGNEPLKASYGKMMMWFFIVSDALTFSGFLAAYGFSRFKFIDSWPIADEVFTHVPFLHGQELPMIYVAFMTFVLIMSSVTMVLAVDAGHHLNKAKVTLYMFLTIIGGLIFVGSQAWEWATFIKGDYGAIQTKGGNILQFVDTEGHRVALRDFAIADTHAERTQQERKNGLWFVSEDALPTYTVEEVIRGLEANDNILVRTQILNEEGQKTVLSRAESLKQIKTNGVAVVEGANLHVNEYGSPLFADFFFFITGFHGFHVFSGVVINIIIFFNVVLGTYERRKSYEMVEKVGLYWHFVDLVWVFVFTFFYLV encoded by the coding sequence ATGAGTACTACAGTTGTAAATGCTGAAGCAGAAGGAAAAACTTGGGCAGGCGGTAATGAACCGTTAAAAGCAAGTTACGGTAAAATGATGATGTGGTTTTTCATCGTTTCAGATGCATTAACTTTTTCAGGCTTTTTAGCAGCCTACGGATTTTCAAGATTCAAGTTTATAGATTCATGGCCAATTGCCGATGAGGTGTTTACGCACGTACCATTTCTGCATGGTCAAGAATTACCAATGATATATGTAGCATTTATGACCTTCGTGCTTATTATGTCATCGGTAACTATGGTTTTAGCGGTAGATGCTGGTCATCATTTAAATAAAGCTAAAGTTACTTTATATATGTTTTTAACCATCATTGGTGGTTTAATTTTCGTTGGTTCTCAGGCTTGGGAATGGGCTACTTTTATTAAAGGAGACTATGGAGCTATTCAAACAAAAGGTGGTAATATTTTACAATTTGTAGATACAGAAGGGCATAGAGTTGCTCTAAGAGATTTTGCCATAGCAGATACACATGCCGAAAGAACTCAGCAAGAAAGAAAGAATGGATTATGGTTTGTTTCTGAAGATGCATTACCAACCTATACTGTTGAAGAAGTAATTCGCGGTTTAGAAGCTAATGATAATATATTAGTAAGAACACAAATATTAAATGAAGAAGGGCAAAAAACTGTGTTGTCTAGAGCAGAGTCTTTAAAACAAATTAAAACTAATGGTGTGGCAGTTGTTGAAGGAGCTAACCTTCATGTTAATGAATATGGCTCGCCATTATTTGCAGATTTCTTCTTCTTTATTACAGGTTTTCACGGATTCCACGTATTTTCAGGTGTGGTTATCAATATCATCATTTTCTTTAATGTGGTATTGGGAACTTACGAAAGACGTAAGAGTTACGAAATGGTTGAAAAAGTGGGGTTATACTGGCACTTTGTAGATTTAGTTTGGGTATTTGTATTTACTTTCTTCTACCTAGTTTAA
- a CDS encoding cytochrome c oxidase subunit 3: MDLTQGTPNEKKARAKKMMLWFGIISLIMSFMGWTSAFIVSSSRPDWLKDFVLPDAFIISTIIIVISSLTFIMAKKALKQSNRQSTTLWLLITLALGITFIVFQFRGFQQIIDLGYNFTGPTSNVTMSYIYLIAIVHILHVIAGLICLLVVIYNHFKQKYDAQNLLGFELAATFWHFIDILWVYLFLFLYFVR; this comes from the coding sequence ATGGATTTAACCCAAGGAACACCAAACGAAAAAAAAGCTAGAGCCAAAAAAATGATGCTTTGGTTTGGCATCATTTCATTAATCATGTCTTTTATGGGGTGGACAAGCGCTTTTATTGTAAGTAGCTCCAGACCAGATTGGTTAAAAGATTTTGTATTACCAGACGCGTTTATTATTAGTACCATTATAATTGTAATTAGTAGTTTAACTTTTATAATGGCTAAAAAAGCTTTAAAACAAAGCAATAGACAAAGCACAACGCTTTGGTTGTTAATAACACTTGCTTTAGGAATTACCTTTATAGTTTTTCAGTTTAGAGGATTTCAACAAATCATAGATTTAGGTTATAATTTTACAGGACCAACCAGTAATGTAACCATGTCTTACATCTATTTAATAGCCATTGTGCATATTTTACATGTAATTGCAGGTTTAATTTGTTTGCTAGTGGTAATTTATAATCATTTTAAACAAAAGTATGATGCACAAAATTTACTTGGGTTTGAATTAGCTGCTACCTTTTGGCATTTTATAGATATTCTGTGGGTTTATCTCTTCTTATTCCTATATTTTGTAAGGTAA
- a CDS encoding helix-turn-helix transcriptional regulator has product MDDYLKIFKALSDKTRLKIIWLLININEKICVSEIVEVLDVYQYNVSRHLKILKKAHLIEEVKEGKWVFYYLSPMKTDFEQLIKETIKSIPELYMTKEINTCKSLLAKRDKQFNE; this is encoded by the coding sequence ATGGATGATTACTTAAAAATATTTAAAGCTTTATCAGATAAGACCCGATTAAAAATCATCTGGTTGCTTATCAATATTAACGAAAAAATATGCGTGTCTGAAATAGTGGAGGTCTTAGATGTGTATCAATATAACGTATCGCGCCATTTAAAAATATTAAAAAAAGCTCATCTAATTGAAGAGGTAAAAGAAGGCAAATGGGTGTTTTATTACCTAAGCCCCATGAAAACCGACTTTGAACAATTAATAAAAGAAACCATAAAATCCATACCAGAATTGTATATGACAAAAGAAATAAACACCTGCAAATCGTTATTGGCAAAACGAGATAAGCAGTTTAACGAATAA
- a CDS encoding cytochrome C oxidase subunit IV family protein: protein MAHAHNLAILRGLIKFKSNTQKIWGVLILLSVVTAIEVGLGIVKPEWSMAKVLGMKLLNWIFIILTIVKAYYITWDFMHMRDETKGLRRAVVWTGIFLILYLIFILLQEGSYIFDVYRDGYIKRDF, encoded by the coding sequence ATGGCACACGCACATAATTTAGCAATATTAAGAGGACTAATAAAATTTAAAAGCAATACTCAAAAAATTTGGGGAGTTTTAATTTTATTATCTGTTGTAACAGCAATAGAAGTTGGTTTAGGAATTGTAAAACCAGAATGGTCTATGGCAAAAGTTTTAGGAATGAAACTTTTAAACTGGATATTCATCATCCTCACCATAGTAAAAGCGTATTATATTACATGGGATTTCATGCACATGCGCGATGAAACAAAAGGTTTAAGACGCGCTGTTGTATGGACAGGTATTTTCTTAATACTTTATTTAATTTTCATCTTGTTACAAGAAGGTAGCTATATTTTTGATGTATACAGAGATGGATATATTAAAAGAGATTTTTAA
- a CDS encoding SCO family protein — MSKKTNYSYIGIAFIILVFGIIFVPKIVDRITKGDVTRQESRTDYANEKTTKVSDLVFIPGVNGNKKVPEFSFTNQDGKTITNKDYEGKVYVIEFFFTTCPTICPRMNQNLVKIQNEFKDFENFGVASFTINPEHDTPEVLKAYAKAYGITNSNWNLLTGEKDAIYKLANEGFYIYAAENKNVEGGFEHSGNFALIDKNGFIRSRKDEAGNPIIYYEGITSEEEQVNDEGQKEQISDLKEDIKKLLNE, encoded by the coding sequence ATGAGCAAAAAAACAAACTATTCATACATAGGCATTGCCTTTATTATTCTAGTTTTCGGAATCATTTTTGTGCCCAAAATTGTAGATAGAATTACAAAAGGTGATGTAACTAGGCAAGAAAGTAGAACCGATTATGCTAATGAGAAAACCACAAAAGTATCAGATTTGGTTTTTATACCAGGAGTAAATGGCAATAAAAAAGTGCCAGAATTCAGTTTTACCAATCAAGACGGGAAAACAATTACCAATAAAGATTATGAAGGTAAAGTATATGTTATAGAATTCTTTTTTACAACTTGTCCTACTATTTGCCCAAGAATGAATCAGAATTTAGTTAAAATTCAAAATGAATTTAAAGACTTTGAAAATTTTGGAGTAGCATCATTCACCATAAACCCAGAACACGATACACCCGAAGTTCTTAAAGCATATGCCAAAGCTTATGGTATCACAAATTCTAACTGGAATTTATTAACTGGAGAAAAAGATGCTATTTATAAATTAGCAAATGAAGGGTTTTACATTTATGCTGCCGAAAATAAAAATGTAGAGGGCGGTTTTGAACATTCTGGTAATTTTGCATTAATTGATAAAAATGGGTTTATTCGTTCTAGAAAAGATGAAGCAGGAAATCCTATTATTTATTATGAAGGAATAACCTCAGAGGAAGAGCAAGTTAATGACGAGGGGCAAAAAGAACAAATAAGCGATTTAAAAGAAGATATAAAAAAACTACTTAATGAGTAA
- a CDS encoding ABC transporter ATP-binding protein has product MLEIKELHKSYPIGDSQLHVLKGINLSVEEGEMVAIMGSSGSGKSTLLNIIGMLDQADSGEYILDGLPIKNLTEKKAAVYRNKFLGFIFQSFNLINYKNALENVALPLYYQGVKRKERQELALYHLDKVGLADWAHHLPKELSGGQNQRVAIARALAANPKLLLADEPTGALDTKTSYEIMAFIQQLNDEGKTILMVTHEEDIANMCKRIVRLRDGVIMEDKKVTQVRANQHV; this is encoded by the coding sequence ATGTTAGAAATAAAAGAATTACACAAATCCTATCCAATAGGAGATTCTCAACTGCATGTTTTAAAAGGAATAAACCTATCTGTTGAAGAAGGCGAAATGGTAGCAATCATGGGGTCTTCTGGTTCAGGAAAATCTACATTGCTTAATATAATTGGCATGTTAGATCAAGCAGATTCAGGAGAATATATTCTTGATGGGTTGCCAATTAAAAATCTCACAGAAAAAAAAGCAGCCGTTTATAGAAATAAGTTTTTAGGATTTATTTTTCAATCATTCAATCTTATTAATTACAAGAACGCTCTAGAAAATGTAGCATTACCATTGTATTATCAAGGTGTGAAACGTAAAGAAAGACAAGAGTTGGCTCTCTATCATTTAGATAAAGTTGGGTTGGCAGATTGGGCGCACCATTTACCAAAAGAACTCTCTGGAGGTCAAAACCAACGTGTAGCCATAGCCAGAGCATTAGCTGCAAATCCAAAACTATTATTAGCAGATGAACCCACGGGTGCATTAGATACTAAAACATCTTATGAAATAATGGCGTTTATACAGCAGTTAAATGATGAAGGTAAAACCATATTAATGGTAACCCATGAAGAAGATATTGCTAATATGTGTAAGCGCATTGTTCGCTTAAGAGATGGTGTAATTATGGAAGACAAAAAAGTAACCCAAGTAAGAGCCAACCAACATGTTTGA